The following proteins are co-located in the Calliphora vicina chromosome 2, idCalVici1.1, whole genome shotgun sequence genome:
- the LOC135950324 gene encoding venom dipeptidyl peptidase 4, protein MHFNIILAFIAIYGLSVSQAGVVKTKTHQQKQPWKLIEAIRATSQIRGFNGTWITDDEFYYTSTDRSIHKFNAANSSDSIFVTSDFLNIYNHSSSFKLSPDNTKILVRYDVEEVFRHSFIAKYDVFDIATQRSIHIHNGEKLQFCAWSPIKDRLAYVYNNNVFIHFGENLEVQITSDGIDGVFYNGIPDWVYEEEVLSSGSAMWWSDDGNYLAVGVFNDTNVETFKYFLYGEANDPEYQYPKEVDLKYPKPGTNNPVVALRVFDLSIDPSYVTIRAPVQVVSEDHILQSVAWTSDRKLLITWLNRRQNIASLQLCSVSGGCEEVKRIEEPKGWVTIGNPICLKQSENCLFSYWIDNWYQVWNLDLKTGQNKWNSLGEFTVLKVYGYDESNDKIYYQATLSSDPSIYHVFSNKDCLTCNLTDVDGEKCLSASASFSKSFSYYTVSCSGPNPSFTKIFATKTNTEVKNWEANSAFRAMLSTKLRPTTDFMKVPLADGTWGIAKLQFPPNLDVNKKYPMIIYVYGGPNSVRVTNSFGVGFDAYMTTNRQVIYVQIDGRGTGNKGKDLLFSVNNHLGEFEVEDQIHVTKYLQNKFDFVDKDRCGIWGWSYGGYMTARTLANDTERVFQCGISVAPVTSWLYYDTIYTERYMGLPSENSEKYLDTSVLLQVENFRNHDFMLIHGSGDDNVHYQQSLMLAKVLQANDILFEEMTYTDENHSIGNFLPHLYNTMDHFWINCLNLDVEEEED, encoded by the exons ATGCACTTCAATATAATTTTGGCATTTATTGCCATTTATGGTTTAAGTGTTTCACAAGCGGGTGTcgttaaaacaaaaactcatcAGCAAAAACAGCCCTGGAAATTAATAGAAGCAATTAGAGCAACTTCACAGATACGCGGCTTTAATGGGACTTGGATAACAG ATGATGAATTTTATTACACCTCCACCGATAGATCAATTCACAAATTTAATGCTGCCAACAGCAGTGACTCGATCTTTGTTACCTCCGATTTTTTG AATATTTACAATCACAGTAGTTCCTTTAAATTATCGCCCGACAACACCAAGATTCTAGTACGTTATGATGTTGAGGAGGTCTTCAGACATTCTTTCATTGCCAAATACGATGTATTCGATATAGCCACCCAGAGGTCTATACATATACATAATggtgaaaaattgcaattttgtgCTTGGTCCCCCATTAAGGATCGTTTGGCCTATGTCTACAATAACAATGTTTTTATTCACTTTGGAGAAAATTTGGAAGTACAAATTACATCGGATGGTATTGATGGTGTTTTCTATAATGGCATACCCGATTGGGTTTACGAGGAGGAGGTTTTGAGCAGTGGTTCTGCCATGTGGTGGTCAGATGATGGCAATTATTTGGCTGTGGGTGTTTTCAATGACACCAATGTGGAAACCTTTAAATATTTCCTTTATGGTGAGGCAAACGATCCAGAGTATCAATATCCCAAAGAGGTGGATTTGAAATATCCCAAACCTGGCACCAATAATCCGGTGGTGGCCTTAAGAGTTTTCGATTTGAGCATTGATCCCAGCTATGTGACAATTAGGGCTCCCGTGCAGGTGGTGAGCGAGGATCATATTTTACAAAGTGTAGCCTGGACTAGTGATCGCAAGTTATTGATCACCTGGTTGAATAGACGTCAAAATATTGCCAGTCTACAGTTGTGCAGCGTGTCGGGTGGATGTGAGGAGGTGAAACGTATTGAAGAGCCTAAAGGCTGGGTTACCATTGGCAATCCCATATGCTTGAAGCAAAGTGAAAATTGTCTATTTAGCTACTGGATTGATAATTGGTATCAAGTTTGGAATTTAGATTTGAAAACGGGACAAAATAAGTGGAATTCTTTGGGAGAGTTCACGGTGTTGAAGGTATATGGTTATGATGAGAGCAATGATAAAAT TTACTACCAGGCCACCTTAAGTTCCGATCCCTCCATTTATCATGTCTTTAGTAATAAAGATTGCTTAACCTGTAACTTGACTGATGTGGATGGTGAGAAATGTCTTTCGGCTTCTGCCTCCTTCAGTAAAAGCTTTTCCTACTACACTGTTTCCTGCAGTGGACCCAATCCCAGTTTCACGAAAATTTTCGCCACTAAAACCAATACCGAAGTGAAGAACTGGGAAGCTAATAGCGCCTTCCGCGCCATGCTATCCACAAAACTTAGACCAACAACTGATTTTATGAAAGTTCCTTTGGCTGATGGTACCTGGGGTATAGCCAAGCTGCAATTTCCTCCCAACTTGGATGTCAACAAAAAATATCCCATGATTATCTATGTCTATGGTGGTCCAAATTCGGTGAGAGTTACCAATAGTTTTGGTGTGGGCTTTGATGCCTACATGACCACCAATCGTCAGGTTATCTATGTGCAAATTGATGGCCGTGGTACGGGTAACAAGGGCAAGGATTTATTGTTTTCGGTCAACAATCATTTGGGTGAATTTGAGGTAGAAGAtcaaattcatgtcacaaaatatttacaaaacaaattcgaCTTTGTGGACAAAGATCGTTGTGGTATTTGGGGTTGGAGTTATGGTGGTTATATGACCGCCCGCACCTTGGCCAATGATACCGAAAGAGTTTTCCAATGTGGCATTTCAGTGGCTCCAGTAACATCCTGGTTATACTATGACACCATCTATACCGAACGTTATATGGGTTTGCCTTCAGAGaattcagaaaaatatttggataccaGTGTCTTGCTGCAAGTGGAAAATTTCCGTAATCATGATTTCATGCTGATTCACGGTTCGGGTGATGATAATGTCCACTACCAACAGTCCTTGATGCTGGCCAAGGTTTTGCAAGCCAACGATATTTTGTTTGAGGAAATG ACTTACACCGATGAAAACCATTCCATTGGCAATTTCTTGCCTCATTTGTACAACACTATGGATCATTTCTGGATTAATTGCTTAAATTTGGATGTTGAGGAGGAGGAAgactaa
- the LOC135952137 gene encoding myb-like protein I has protein sequence MLEVKNEEIIENEEVPKEEVETTEETTTAEPAVAAPEPPPPPQTEQNNSEGTLNPLNEQENNADAESKTKHRRYWTPKEEEKFHEIWGRENWRLTKHGKNTIFFAKWSDEMRERFNIDVKPEEVQCKVNQTRAKFRQVKKHLEADKNAVKWKKYDIVEKILKNQYRSKDDEPVPLEALENNRDVSPTELQNCFTQPPSPSSISNMSTIAEQGINLSQSLNADHQLTDEVNMSSASLSDQNLFCNNSQSGNSFSTELFGSDQLEIKQEIENDLKCEGFTELSGFNEQSADAVTTDGSINNTTDPQIHNNQSHLHQHLTQQTLPPQVPHAAATENSTNMESLQIQSANPNSLLIKNRVVQNHNNSNINNVAADNSMVNFTNHANINNNNSAMQPPRAVAVAASPRKRNRSSSISTTVTPITSETLETLYLEEVRKKNVILVEQGEINRKRLRLEERKVKLMEEFFPKFMNLQQEILQKLENVTKTSTDITN, from the exons ATGTTAGAAGTTAAAAACGAGGAAATTATAGAAAATGAAGAAGTCCCTAAGGAAGAAGTTGAAACTACAGAAGAAACAACAACGGCGGAGCCCGCCGTGGCAGCACCGGAGCCACCACCACCGCCACAAACTGAACAGAATAATAGCGAAGGGACGCTAAATCCCTTGAATGAGCAGGAAAACAATGCCGATGCCGAATCGAAAACCAAACACAGGCGTTACTGGACGCCCAAGGAAGAGGAGAAATTCCATGAAATATGGGGTAGGGAAAATTGGCGTTTGACCAAACACGgcaaaaatacaatattcttTGCCAAATGGTCGGATGAGATGAGGGAACGTTTTAATATTGATGTGAAGCCCGAAGAAGTACAGTGTAAGGTTAATCAGACAAGGGCCAAGTTTAG GCAAGTTAAAAAGCATTTGGAAGCGGATAAAAATGCtgtcaaatggaaaaaatatgatattgtgGAGAAAATCTTAAAGAATCAATATCGTTCCAAAGACGATGAACCGGTGCCACTGGAGGCTTTGGAAAATAATCGAGATGTTTCGCCTACAGAATTACAAAACTGTTTTACCCAACCTCCTTCACCCAGCAGTATATCTAACATGTCCACTATAGCAGAGCAGGGCATCAATTTAAGCCAATCACTTAATGCCGATCATCAGCTAACAGATGAAGTTAATATGAGCAGT GCCTCATTATCCGATCAAAATCTCTTCTGTAACAATTCACAATCCGGCAATAGTTTCAGCACTGAACTATTTGGCAGCGATCAGTTGGAAATCAAACAAGAAAtcgaaaatgatttaaaatgtgAGGGATTCACCGAGTTATCGGGATTTAATGAACAAAGTGCGGATGCTGTTACAACAGATGGTTCAATAAATAATACAACTGATCCACAAATACACAATAATCAATCACATTTACATCAACACTTAACACAACAAACATTACCTCCACAAGTTCCTCATGCGGCAGCAACagaaaattcaacaaatatGGAATCTTTACAAATACAAAGTGCTAATCCAAATTCCCTCTTAATCAAGAACCGGGTTGTACAAAATCACAATAACAGCAACATCAATAATGTCGCAGCCGATAATAGTATGGTCAATTTTACCAATCATGCTAATATTAATAACAACAATTCAGCTATGCAGCCACCTCGAGCAGTGGCTGTAGCAGCTTCACCCCGTAAACGTAATCGTTCATCGTCCATCAGTACGACCGTTACACCCATAACAAGTGAAACTTTGGAAACCCTTTACCTGGAGGAGGTGCGTAAAAAGAATGTTATACTTGTGGAGCAAGGAGAAATCAATCGTAAACGTTTACGTTTAGAGGAGCGTAAAGTCAAGTTAATGGAGGAGTTTTTCCCCAAATTCATGAATCTACAACAGGAAATTTTACAGAAATTGGAGAATGTAACAAAAACATCTACAGATATAACAAATTAG
- the LOC135950234 gene encoding uncharacterized protein LOC135950234 produces the protein MTDVQPNGEPKKIYLTKPTETPIVKTEPTTTVYPQWRSLRSCSGDQVRIPPRRHPTPVDKNVDEHLSNHKKQRYWNSWEELYLVELWRRYKDELTVVNVPLPVYRKMMIAMRNRNMVVTAQDCRRKVNTLNTRYKQELQRMESTGGKSEWRLFSLMHCVLQPKIKEFDPWHELKIIKKLLDKIPKPVEVEVPAPVINNNSNYQTTQTRNLPTSSNVNSYQPRTSTQPPLYTNTLPSTAVYTDPNSPYNRLSSSKGLFDKPSILPFRNITVEKIEQLRQDNNRLSEQRDADLKCLHMEEENFRCFETFIRIWTEQKELELRRVQLMSEQSVISIENEENQSVEQQLQETVVAK, from the exons atgactGATGTGCAACCGAATGGTGAACCAAAAAAGATATATCTCACCAAACCCACTGAAACTCCAATAGTCAAAACTGAACCAACAACAACAGTCTATCCACAGTGGAGATCTTTAAGAAGTTGCTCTGGAGATCAGGTTCGTATACCACCTAGACGTCATCCGACACCGGTGGACAAGAATGTCGATGAGCATTTGAGTAATCATAAGAAACAACGTTACTGGAACTCTTGGGAGGAGCTATATCTGGTGGAATTGTGGCGTCGTTACAAAGATGAGTTGACCGTAGTAAATGTGCCTTTGCCGGTGTATCGTAAGATGATGATAGCTATGCGTAATCGTAATATGGTGGTAACAGCACAGGATTGTCGCCGCAAAGTAAATACTTTAAATACAAGATACAA GCAAGAGTTACAACGCATGGAGTCTACGGGTGGCAAGTCGGAGTggcgtttattttctttaatgcaTTGTGTTTTACAGcccaaaattaaagaatttgatCCTTGGCATGAACTTAAG atcattaaaaagttattagaTAAAATACCAAAACCTGTTGAGGTTGAAGTCCCAGCTcctgttataaataataatagcaATTATCAAACTACTCAGACACGAAATTTACCAACTTCCTCAAATGTCAATTCTTATCAGCCACGTACTTCTACCCAACCGCCTCTTTACACAAATACGCTTCCCTCAACCGCAGTTTATACAGATCCCAACTCTCCCTACAACAGACTCTCCTCATCAAAAGGTCTTTTCGATAAACCCTCTATTCTACCCTTCCGTAATATAACTGTGGAGAAAATCGAACAATTGCGCCAGGATAATAATCGCCTGTCCGAACAAAGGGATGCTGACTTAAAGTGTTTACACATGGAAGAGGAAAATTTCCGATGTTTTGAGACATTCATACGCATATGGACGGAGCAAAAAGAATTGGAATTGCGCCGAGTACAACTAATGTCCGAACAAAGTGTCATTAGCATAGAAAATGAGGAAAATCAGAGTGTGGAGCAGCAGCTGCAGGAAACCGTTGTAGCTAAATGA